A stretch of [Clostridium] scindens DNA encodes these proteins:
- a CDS encoding LysR family transcriptional regulator, translating into MFNSMNYVYEVYKERSFSKAAANLYISQPSLSATVKKVEERIGAPIFDRSVSPIQLTECGRHYIKAVEEIMDTQSRFENYLNDLNELKTGQIAIGGSNLFASYILPPVITRFTQKYPLVKVHLVEANTPQLVDQLFRGTLDMVIDNSSFPDAIYHHHLYTQETLLLAVPASFASNEKAASYRLTIQDVLDRRHVKEDTPCVPLSLFQDDPFILLRSGNDTRSRAEKICQAQSFSPNIILKLDQQVTAFHICCYGMGITFVSDLLLAHIPNGGDCYYYKLDADYAGRSIYFYHKETRYVTRAMEEFLRIASNGVTT; encoded by the coding sequence ATGTTTAATTCTATGAACTATGTGTATGAAGTGTATAAAGAGCGAAGTTTTTCTAAGGCTGCGGCAAACCTGTATATTAGCCAGCCATCCTTAAGCGCCACCGTCAAGAAGGTGGAAGAGCGCATAGGCGCGCCAATCTTCGACCGCAGCGTAAGCCCGATACAGCTGACGGAATGCGGCCGGCATTATATCAAGGCTGTCGAAGAAATCATGGATACCCAGAGCCGGTTCGAGAATTATCTCAATGACCTGAATGAACTGAAGACAGGCCAGATCGCAATCGGAGGAAGCAATCTATTCGCTTCCTATATCCTTCCCCCGGTAATCACCCGCTTCACCCAGAAGTATCCTCTGGTTAAGGTCCATCTGGTAGAGGCGAATACGCCTCAGCTGGTGGATCAGCTGTTCCGGGGAACACTGGATATGGTCATTGATAATTCCTCATTTCCGGATGCGATCTACCATCATCATCTATATACCCAGGAAACGCTGCTTCTGGCTGTGCCCGCGTCCTTTGCCTCCAATGAAAAGGCTGCTTCTTATCGCCTTACGATCCAGGATGTGCTGGACCGCAGGCATGTGAAAGAAGATACGCCCTGCGTTCCGCTTTCCCTATTCCAGGATGATCCTTTCATTCTCCTTCGTTCCGGCAACGATACCAGATCCCGGGCTGAAAAGATCTGTCAGGCTCAGTCATTTTCGCCCAACATTATCCTGAAGTTGGATCAGCAGGTTACCGCATTCCATATCTGCTGCTATGGAATGGGAATTACATTTGTCAGCGATCTGCTTCTTGCCCACATTCCTAATGGAGGGGACTGTTACTATTACAAGCTGGATGCAGACTATGCGGGACGCAGCATCTATTTCTACCACAAAGAGACCCGGTACGTGACGAGGGCTATGGAAGAATTTTTAAGAATCGCTTCCAACGGCGTTACAACATAA
- the kynU gene encoding kynureninase, translating to MNAASMDEKDVLKKYKEEFYLPDYLYYEANGLGPMSRRSEATLNRVAEEWKNLLVAGWFAGEVPWFYYPERIAAMEEELVGAKEKELIINGTTTTNIHSVLAAFYKPWGKRTKILCDSQIFSSDRYAVEAQIRLKGQDPDDDLILAGIGNPIISEDEIIDWMSEEVALIFLPSVVHSTGQLLDMERLAAEAAKRGIPIGFDLSHSAGVVPCKLHDWGVDFAVWCNYKYLNGGLGCPSTIFIHEKNFDVPVAMPGWHGYVKDLQFRKLPHFEAERGAGGWQHGSPLILNIAPLEGALDMVREAGIDAIRKKSLAMTGYFMELIDEKLAKLGVEILTPREDDRRGGHVTILHVAASEITDFLDSGSRITDELKSAVREKMASGKPAGKDDQVRISFSPLYFSFEDVYMTAQNLEQLLGD from the coding sequence ATGAACGCAGCCTCTATGGATGAGAAGGATGTATTGAAAAAATATAAAGAAGAGTTCTATCTTCCAGATTATCTATATTATGAAGCGAACGGCCTGGGACCTATGTCCCGCCGTTCGGAGGCTACGCTTAACCGCGTGGCGGAAGAATGGAAGAATCTTTTGGTTGCAGGCTGGTTTGCCGGGGAGGTTCCCTGGTTCTATTATCCGGAACGAATTGCGGCCATGGAAGAAGAACTGGTAGGAGCGAAAGAAAAGGAACTGATCATCAATGGAACTACCACCACGAATATACACAGCGTGCTGGCGGCCTTTTACAAGCCTTGGGGGAAACGGACGAAGATTCTGTGCGACAGCCAGATATTTTCCTCAGACAGATATGCTGTGGAGGCGCAGATCAGACTGAAGGGACAGGATCCTGACGATGATCTGATTTTGGCAGGGATAGGCAATCCGATCATCAGCGAAGATGAAATCATCGACTGGATGTCCGAAGAGGTCGCATTAATCTTCCTGCCCTCTGTGGTGCACTCCACGGGCCAGCTTCTGGATATGGAGAGACTCGCGGCCGAGGCGGCCAAGAGAGGAATCCCTATCGGGTTTGACCTGAGCCATTCGGCAGGGGTCGTGCCTTGCAAGCTTCATGACTGGGGCGTGGATTTTGCCGTATGGTGTAACTATAAGTATTTGAATGGAGGGCTGGGATGCCCATCTACCATATTTATCCATGAGAAGAACTTTGACGTGCCGGTGGCAATGCCAGGATGGCACGGATATGTCAAAGATCTGCAGTTCAGGAAGCTTCCTCATTTTGAGGCAGAACGAGGGGCCGGAGGCTGGCAGCATGGTTCGCCGCTGATCCTTAATATAGCGCCGTTAGAGGGAGCCTTGGATATGGTGCGGGAGGCGGGGATAGATGCGATCCGCAAGAAGTCTCTTGCCATGACCGGATACTTTATGGAACTGATCGATGAGAAACTGGCAAAACTAGGCGTTGAGATTCTGACGCCCAGGGAGGATGACCGAAGAGGGGGACATGTGACGATTCTGCATGTGGCGGCTTCTGAGATTACGGATTTCCTGGACAGTGGTTCCAGGATAACGGATGAATTGAAGTCTGCGGTAAGGGAGAAGATGGCTTCCGGCAAGCCGGCAGGGAAGGATGACCAGGTTAGGATATCATTCTCGCCGCTTTATTTTAGTTTTGAAGATGTGTATATGACTGCACAAAACCTGGAGCAATTATTAGGAGATTGA
- a CDS encoding PEP/pyruvate-binding domain-containing protein gives MNWEEIRSRESLTAKESKYICNDLMSTGLEMERLIVENFGPEDYYKVAQRRIGGGRIGGKACGLLLARKLIQARMPQYMDYMEPHDSYFVGSDVFYHFLEENDCMELRRRHMKEKEKFQEADELQSRIQNGSFSEAIQEELLKVVRHYGDTPIIVRSSSFLEDGFGNAFSGKYESIFCINQGNEEERLSDLMNAVRSVYASTMNPSAIEYRRRWGLLDVDEQMALLIQKVAGQRYDNFYMPVAAGMGCSYNPYKWMENMNPDAGMIRMVMGLGTRAVERTPGDYPRLVGLDRAQANLRTTVAERHKYSQRNVDVMDYASNSLCTKRLEEVIEELPGWQKKLVLSHDTEAEELLAQRGKYKQVLFADCQGMVNNDLFIQMVKDILGMLQEVYGRPVDVEFAVNSAAKGEWKLNLLQCRPLQASVSEKIHIPEEKVKEFLFDVRRTSMRRSKMEKLDIIVWVDPRKYYEYPYAKKFHVAQKIDEINRHYEDTDKKMMLLVPGRIGTSSPELGVPVVYANISAFCAICEVAYSEVGYHPELSYGSHMFQDLVEADVYYGAINENSKTRCYQPRLLKQHPDIFPKLFPGNEELGEIIKIFDVSDCNAQLLLDSKKGRAVCWLAAPLIPR, from the coding sequence ATGAACTGGGAAGAGATCAGAAGCAGGGAGAGCCTGACAGCGAAAGAGAGTAAATATATATGCAATGATCTGATGAGTACGGGGCTTGAGATGGAACGCCTGATCGTGGAGAATTTTGGCCCTGAAGACTACTATAAGGTGGCTCAGCGCCGAATTGGGGGAGGCAGGATCGGAGGAAAAGCGTGCGGGCTTCTGCTTGCAAGAAAACTGATCCAGGCGAGGATGCCTCAATACATGGATTATATGGAGCCGCACGATTCCTATTTTGTTGGCTCGGACGTATTCTATCATTTTCTGGAAGAAAATGACTGTATGGAGTTGAGAAGGCGCCATATGAAGGAAAAAGAGAAGTTCCAAGAGGCGGATGAACTGCAAAGCCGTATCCAGAACGGCAGCTTTTCCGAAGCCATACAGGAAGAACTTCTCAAAGTGGTCCGGCATTATGGAGATACGCCGATCATCGTCAGATCCAGCAGTTTCCTGGAAGATGGATTCGGCAACGCTTTTTCCGGCAAGTATGAATCCATCTTCTGCATCAATCAGGGAAACGAAGAAGAGAGGCTCTCTGATCTGATGAATGCCGTGCGAAGTGTCTATGCAAGTACTATGAATCCCTCGGCCATCGAGTATCGGAGGCGCTGGGGGCTTCTGGATGTAGACGAGCAAATGGCGCTGCTGATACAGAAGGTCGCGGGGCAGAGGTACGACAACTTCTATATGCCCGTGGCAGCGGGCATGGGATGCTCTTATAATCCTTATAAATGGATGGAAAACATGAATCCGGACGCGGGAATGATACGAATGGTCATGGGGCTTGGCACGCGCGCGGTGGAGCGTACGCCGGGAGACTATCCCAGACTCGTGGGCCTTGACCGGGCGCAGGCCAATCTCCGGACAACGGTGGCGGAACGGCACAAATATTCCCAGCGGAATGTAGACGTGATGGATTATGCATCCAATTCCCTGTGTACGAAACGATTGGAAGAAGTGATAGAGGAACTTCCCGGGTGGCAGAAGAAACTGGTGCTAAGCCATGACACGGAGGCAGAAGAATTGCTGGCCCAGAGAGGAAAGTATAAGCAGGTACTGTTTGCCGACTGCCAAGGGATGGTAAATAACGATCTCTTTATCCAGATGGTAAAGGATATTCTTGGCATGCTGCAGGAAGTATACGGAAGGCCGGTGGATGTAGAATTCGCGGTGAACAGCGCGGCAAAAGGAGAATGGAAGCTAAATCTTCTGCAGTGCAGGCCTCTTCAGGCCAGCGTATCAGAGAAAATCCACATTCCGGAAGAGAAAGTCAAGGAGTTTCTCTTCGATGTGCGCCGCACTTCCATGCGCCGCTCCAAGATGGAGAAACTGGATATCATCGTATGGGTGGATCCGAGGAAATATTACGAGTACCCTTATGCGAAGAAATTCCATGTGGCGCAGAAGATTGATGAGATCAATCGCCACTATGAAGATACGGATAAAAAAATGATGCTTCTGGTTCCGGGGCGGATCGGAACCTCTTCGCCGGAACTGGGGGTTCCGGTAGTATATGCCAACATCAGCGCGTTCTGCGCCATCTGCGAGGTAGCATACAGCGAAGTGGGGTACCATCCGGAACTGTCTTATGGAAGCCACATGTTCCAGGATCTTGTGGAGGCTGACGTATATTATGGGGCGATTAATGAAAATAGCAAGACCAGATGTTATCAGCCCCGGCTGCTGAAGCAGCATCCGGACATATTCCCGAAACTATTTCCGGGAAATGAGGAACTGGGCGAGATTATCAAGATTTTTGATGTGTCAGACTGCAATGCCCAGCTGCTGCTGGATTCCAAAAAGGGAAGGGCAGTGTGCTGGCTTGCCGCGCCTTTGATTCCCAGGTAA
- a CDS encoding Glu/Leu/Phe/Val family dehydrogenase, with protein MSKTYNPYDNVLKVVSEAAGILGYSDSDIEALKYPERELKVAIPVRMDDGSTKVFEGYRIQHSTSRGPAKGGIRFHPDVNQDEVRALAAWMTFKCAVVNIPYGGGKGGVVCDPGKLSEDEIRAITRRFTAAIAPLIGPEQDIPAPDVGTNAAVMGWMMDTYSMLKGHCVHGVVTGKPIELGGALGRSEATGRGVMFTVKNVLKKKGIPAQGTTVAIQGMGNVGSVTAKLLYQEGLKVVAVSDVSGGIYKKEGLCIPQILEYLSKDRKNLLSGYQEEGITRISNAELLELDVTLLVPAALENQINLSNAEKIKADIIIEAANGPTASEADDILKKKNIMVVPDILSNAGGVVVSYFEWVQNIQSVNWTEETVNEKLKDIMDSAFEAVWNIAESNNATLRTGAYLIAVKRVVDAKKARAIWP; from the coding sequence ATGAGCAAAACATATAACCCTTATGATAACGTATTAAAAGTTGTATCCGAAGCAGCAGGCATCCTAGGCTATTCAGACAGTGACATTGAAGCATTGAAATACCCGGAAAGAGAACTGAAGGTCGCGATTCCGGTGCGTATGGATGATGGAAGCACGAAGGTATTCGAAGGCTACCGTATCCAGCATTCCACTTCCCGCGGACCGGCCAAAGGAGGAATCCGCTTCCATCCGGATGTCAATCAGGATGAAGTAAGGGCTCTGGCAGCATGGATGACGTTCAAGTGCGCGGTCGTCAATATCCCTTATGGCGGCGGAAAGGGCGGTGTTGTCTGCGATCCCGGCAAACTCTCTGAAGATGAGATTCGCGCGATCACCAGAAGATTCACGGCCGCTATCGCGCCTCTGATCGGACCGGAACAGGATATTCCTGCTCCTGATGTAGGAACGAACGCTGCTGTTATGGGATGGATGATGGACACCTACAGCATGCTCAAAGGCCACTGCGTTCACGGAGTTGTTACAGGCAAGCCGATCGAGCTTGGCGGAGCGCTTGGAAGAAGCGAGGCTACCGGGCGCGGCGTTATGTTCACCGTTAAGAATGTACTGAAGAAAAAAGGAATTCCTGCACAAGGCACCACCGTGGCTATCCAGGGAATGGGAAATGTCGGCAGCGTGACAGCCAAACTTCTTTATCAGGAAGGGTTGAAAGTCGTTGCGGTCAGCGACGTATCCGGAGGCATCTATAAGAAAGAAGGCCTCTGCATCCCGCAGATACTCGAATACCTGTCCAAAGACCGGAAGAACCTGCTGTCCGGCTATCAGGAGGAAGGCATCACGCGCATTAGCAATGCTGAACTTCTGGAACTGGATGTAACGCTTCTGGTCCCAGCTGCCCTGGAAAACCAGATCAATCTCTCCAATGCAGAAAAGATAAAGGCAGATATCATTATCGAAGCTGCGAATGGCCCGACTGCTTCCGAAGCAGATGATATCCTGAAGAAAAAGAATATCATGGTTGTTCCTGACATCCTTTCAAACGCAGGCGGCGTCGTGGTATCCTACTTTGAATGGGTACAGAACATCCAGTCTGTCAACTGGACCGAAGAAACGGTCAACGAGAAACTCAAAGACATCATGGATTCCGCCTTTGAAGCTGTATGGAACATTGCGGAATCAAACAACGCCACCTTGCGGACCGGCGCTTACCTGATCGCTGTAAAACGAGTGGTAGACGCCAAGAAAGCGAGAGCTATCTGGCCATAA
- a CDS encoding aminotransferase class I/II-fold pyridoxal phosphate-dependent enzyme, whose amino-acid sequence MNQPVNSADALDELKLQYEQAKAKKLNLNMSRGKPAPSQLDLSNGLLNSMDTYITADGTDARNYGIGDGIPECRKLFAELLGLQPQQIIMGGNSSLSMMFDTLASLCLFGTGGGTPWHYYKFQGTPVKFLCPAPGYDRHFRICQELEIEMIPVPLTSEGPDMEMVASLAKKDPLIKGIWCVPLHSNPEGICYSDQVVEQLASMETAADDFRIFWDNAYGIHHIYEKVELMNILEACERHHHPDRAYYFFSTSKITFPGAGLALIASNSSNVAEIRQHMSAQIISYDKINQLRHVQYFQTPENILSHMDRLAQELRPKFDLVLSKLKSQLGGTGLATWSTPKGGYFISLYTPSGCAKRTVALAKEAGVTLTDAGATYPYGKDESDRNIRIAPSYPTLEELDAAMDIFILCIKIAALENK is encoded by the coding sequence ATGAACCAACCAGTAAACAGCGCCGATGCCCTTGACGAGTTAAAACTACAGTACGAACAAGCCAAGGCCAAAAAATTAAACCTGAATATGTCCCGGGGGAAGCCGGCGCCTTCCCAGCTTGATCTAAGCAACGGACTGCTTAACTCCATGGACACTTACATCACCGCCGACGGCACGGATGCCCGTAATTACGGCATCGGGGACGGCATCCCTGAGTGCAGGAAACTTTTTGCCGAACTTCTGGGCCTTCAGCCTCAGCAGATTATCATGGGCGGGAATTCCAGCCTGAGCATGATGTTCGACACCCTGGCGTCCCTTTGCCTGTTCGGCACCGGAGGGGGCACCCCCTGGCATTATTACAAATTCCAGGGCACGCCCGTCAAGTTCCTGTGTCCCGCGCCAGGCTACGACCGCCACTTCAGGATCTGTCAGGAACTGGAGATCGAGATGATTCCGGTACCGCTAACTTCGGAAGGTCCGGACATGGAGATGGTCGCGTCGCTTGCAAAGAAGGATCCTTTAATCAAAGGCATCTGGTGCGTGCCTCTTCATTCCAATCCGGAAGGAATCTGCTACAGCGACCAGGTGGTAGAACAGCTGGCTTCTATGGAAACCGCTGCCGACGATTTCCGCATCTTCTGGGATAACGCCTATGGCATCCACCACATCTACGAGAAAGTGGAGCTTATGAATATCCTGGAAGCCTGCGAAAGGCATCACCATCCAGACCGGGCATACTATTTCTTCTCTACATCCAAGATTACATTTCCTGGAGCCGGACTTGCGCTGATTGCTTCCAATTCCTCAAATGTAGCAGAGATCAGGCAGCATATGTCCGCACAGATCATTAGTTATGACAAGATCAACCAGCTGCGGCATGTACAGTACTTTCAGACGCCGGAGAACATTCTGTCCCATATGGATCGCCTGGCACAGGAGTTAAGGCCCAAATTCGATCTGGTACTCTCCAAACTTAAAAGCCAGCTTGGCGGAACAGGACTGGCGACCTGGAGCACGCCAAAGGGCGGATACTTCATCTCCCTTTATACCCCGTCAGGCTGTGCCAAGAGAACGGTGGCGCTTGCCAAGGAAGCGGGAGTCACTCTGACGGATGCCGGGGCAACCTATCCTTACGGGAAGGATGAATCAGACAGGAATATCCGTATCGCGCCGTCCTATCCAACGCTTGAGGAACTGGACGCGGCCATGGACATATTTATTCTATGTATCAAAATAGCAGCACTGGAAAATAAATAA
- a CDS encoding CocE/NonD family hydrolase: MNSQIIREPEYEIRVEKDRPIVMRDDVRLYCDVYRPDDKEKHPVLVGFSPFGKVAQEAGRRRDPIQLGKFMYEQGIEVGGIDFFASRGYIVVVVNPRGIQNSEGIWTGVLSRQDQIDCCEVIRWAGHYLSDGNVGMIGCGYAGKIQPLVASMNPPYLKAIMPIDVIDDMYLDCYPGGILSDINYPLCSYIPHTNTISEAEMEHSEEELKEMLAEARRQPEIATNSYYYRGLDSFPPRHYTWNIDIMLHPFKSEWWDRRSFKDRVVSIPTYIVGLYYEYGYATISSYDIYNKIDNSVPKKLLMLDPATAKTSPYEKPVPEQLRWYDHWLKGMDTGIMDEPPIKMLVMGEDRYRYETQWPCESTEYKKLYFRKENGLTLEKAEEAAAPDQIRHIPPTKLSQMPEDVPALTYTSVPLTEEIEVCGPITGCLQAAIDTDDAHLAMKLWDKDSETGYRTLLSCGYLKCSHRALDADSTDHRPKNVHTKEEPVEPGKVYEYIFELAPVDNLFKKGHQIEVEFKTMDQQFFDFNEMASLPRLYTSGRVAGPHPLAREVNFEIHVDNENPSWIELPIVTGEKNWVE; this comes from the coding sequence GTGAACAGTCAAATAATTAGAGAACCAGAATATGAGATCAGGGTGGAAAAGGACCGCCCGATTGTAATGAGAGATGATGTCCGTCTTTACTGTGACGTATACAGGCCGGACGACAAGGAAAAGCATCCGGTATTAGTAGGCTTTTCCCCATTTGGAAAGGTAGCCCAGGAAGCGGGTAGAAGACGGGATCCGATTCAGCTTGGAAAGTTCATGTATGAGCAGGGGATTGAAGTTGGAGGAATTGACTTCTTTGCATCCCGGGGCTATATCGTCGTAGTCGTTAATCCAAGAGGAATCCAGAATTCAGAAGGCATATGGACCGGCGTGCTGAGCAGGCAGGATCAGATTGACTGCTGCGAGGTAATCCGCTGGGCAGGCCATTATCTATCTGATGGAAATGTGGGAATGATCGGATGCGGCTATGCAGGAAAGATCCAGCCTCTGGTAGCGTCAATGAATCCGCCTTATCTAAAAGCGATCATGCCGATAGACGTTATCGACGACATGTACCTTGACTGTTATCCAGGAGGAATATTAAGCGATATCAATTATCCTCTTTGCAGTTATATTCCGCATACCAATACCATATCTGAGGCAGAGATGGAGCATAGCGAGGAAGAGTTGAAAGAAATGCTGGCTGAGGCAAGAAGACAGCCAGAGATTGCTACCAACTCTTACTATTACAGAGGACTGGACAGTTTCCCGCCAAGGCATTATACCTGGAATATCGATATTATGCTGCATCCGTTTAAGAGCGAGTGGTGGGACAGAAGAAGCTTCAAAGACAGGGTAGTATCCATACCTACTTATATTGTAGGACTTTATTATGAATATGGATATGCTACGATTTCATCCTATGATATCTATAACAAGATTGACAATAGCGTGCCGAAGAAACTGCTGATGCTGGATCCCGCAACAGCCAAGACTTCTCCATATGAGAAGCCGGTACCGGAGCAGCTCAGATGGTATGATCACTGGCTGAAAGGCATGGATACGGGAATCATGGATGAGCCGCCGATCAAGATGCTGGTTATGGGCGAAGACAGGTATCGCTATGAGACTCAGTGGCCATGCGAAAGCACGGAATATAAAAAACTGTATTTCAGGAAAGAGAACGGACTGACGCTGGAGAAGGCAGAAGAAGCAGCCGCACCGGATCAGATCCGCCATATACCTCCGACCAAGCTGTCACAGATGCCGGAAGACGTGCCGGCCCTTACCTATACATCTGTGCCTCTTACCGAAGAAATAGAAGTATGCGGGCCGATCACGGGATGCCTTCAGGCAGCGATCGACACGGATGATGCCCATCTGGCAATGAAGTTATGGGATAAAGATTCGGAAACCGGATACAGGACTTTGCTATCCTGCGGATATCTGAAGTGTTCCCACAGAGCGCTGGACGCAGACAGTACGGATCACAGGCCGAAAAATGTACATACGAAGGAAGAACCGGTAGAGCCAGGAAAAGTATATGAATATATATTCGAACTGGCGCCTGTGGATAATCTGTTCAAGAAAGGCCACCAGATTGAAGTAGAGTTCAAGACGATGGATCAGCAGTTCTTTGACTTTAACGAGATGGCAAGCCTGCCAAGACTCTATACATCCGGAAGAGTAGCAGGACCACATCCGCTGGCCAGGGAAGTGAACTTCGAGATCCACGTAGACAATGAGAATCCATCCTGGATTGAACTTCCGATTGTAACAGGCGAGAAAAACTGGGTGGAATAA
- a CDS encoding CocE/NonD family hydrolase yields MENKEKLEIVGLDKKPKYWDDRYMDGIEKMTPRKYEVLKEEDVLMQVRDGVTLAVDIYRPDTDEDTKFPCLVAFSAYGKSIQTMDRISMQFKTVLFDHTIEAGDIYEYVRHGYIVVVPDPRGIGKSEGAWDGLYGRQEQEDCYDVIEWAATLPYCNGNIGMIGISYFSILQPVVAALQPPHLKAIMMVEVVDNMYHHNYPGGVFVNRSFMYTDFCPDVNSMSTAERTYTTEELKSRIEKRLSDPDINHSALYSGILSCWPPRNQTYFFDMLLHDDDSDFWRERSIQSHPEDIKVPMYLISEYYELGRFSQGPFFLFTHGDMSVPRKLAAPEEHDALHLPHRIMTPEYLRWYDYWLKGIDTGIMDEPPMKLLVRGINKFRYEYEWPLARTEWTKYYLRDGGLLSTEKEKDEHVEPTILNHKSPYEGGSNETYAVPNVVFRTPVLEEDVEVTGPIVMHLQCAIDKTDANFTIMLNDVPPEGEGRPMNLVTGNLRASHRGLEKKELKPWEFNNDHTRKVPVVPGEINEYTIEVMNTSNVFRKGHRIEVEVKNYDANPYHWMVQLPNSQDIEYKIFVDSIHASYIYLPIIPYSDEEQWLK; encoded by the coding sequence ATGGAAAATAAAGAAAAACTGGAAATCGTCGGCCTGGATAAAAAGCCGAAATATTGGGATGACCGTTATATGGACGGCATTGAAAAAATGACGCCGCGCAAATACGAGGTGCTCAAGGAAGAGGACGTCTTAATGCAGGTCAGAGACGGAGTCACGCTTGCGGTAGACATCTATCGCCCGGATACGGACGAAGATACCAAGTTTCCATGCCTGGTTGCGTTCTCAGCCTATGGAAAGTCGATTCAGACGATGGATCGTATATCCATGCAGTTTAAGACCGTGCTTTTCGACCACACGATCGAAGCAGGCGATATCTATGAATATGTAAGGCACGGCTATATCGTAGTAGTTCCGGATCCAAGAGGAATCGGCAAATCCGAAGGTGCCTGGGATGGTCTGTACGGACGCCAGGAGCAGGAGGACTGCTATGATGTTATTGAATGGGCAGCAACGCTTCCTTACTGTAATGGTAATATTGGAATGATAGGAATCTCCTATTTCTCTATACTGCAGCCAGTAGTGGCAGCTTTGCAGCCGCCGCATCTTAAGGCTATCATGATGGTAGAAGTCGTAGACAACATGTATCACCATAATTATCCGGGCGGGGTATTTGTGAACCGTTCCTTCATGTACACGGATTTCTGCCCGGACGTAAATTCTATGTCAACTGCGGAGCGCACTTACACGACTGAGGAACTGAAGAGCCGTATCGAAAAGAGGCTGTCAGATCCGGATATCAATCACAGCGCGCTGTATTCCGGCATCTTAAGCTGCTGGCCGCCGAGAAACCAGACATATTTCTTCGATATGCTGCTTCACGATGATGACAGCGATTTCTGGAGAGAGCGTTCGATCCAGAGCCATCCGGAGGATATCAAAGTGCCAATGTATCTGATATCCGAATACTATGAACTTGGAAGATTCTCTCAGGGACCATTCTTCTTATTTACGCATGGAGATATGTCCGTTCCGAGAAAATTAGCCGCTCCGGAAGAGCATGATGCCCTGCATCTGCCGCACCGGATCATGACGCCGGAATACCTGCGCTGGTACGATTACTGGCTCAAAGGCATTGATACAGGTATCATGGATGAGCCTCCGATGAAACTGCTTGTAAGAGGAATCAATAAGTTCCGCTATGAATATGAATGGCCGCTTGCCCGTACGGAGTGGACCAAGTACTATCTCAGGGATGGCGGACTTCTTTCTACAGAGAAAGAAAAAGATGAGCACGTAGAGCCTACGATCCTTAACCATAAGAGTCCTTATGAGGGCGGATCCAATGAGACCTACGCAGTGCCGAATGTCGTATTTAGAACGCCAGTATTGGAAGAAGATGTGGAAGTGACAGGGCCGATCGTTATGCACCTTCAGTGCGCGATCGACAAGACGGATGCCAACTTCACCATTATGCTAAATGATGTCCCGCCAGAAGGCGAAGGACGTCCGATGAACCTGGTAACAGGAAACTTAAGAGCCTCCCACAGAGGGCTGGAAAAGAAAGAATTAAAACCATGGGAATTCAACAATGACCATACCAGAAAAGTTCCTGTAGTACCGGGAGAAATCAACGAATACACCATAGAAGTAATGAACACTTCTAATGTATTCCGCAAAGGACACCGTATAGAAGTAGAGGTCAAGAACTACGATGCGAATCCATATCACTGGATGGTTCAACTGCCAAACAGCCAGGATATTGAATACAAGATATTCGTAGACAGCATCCACGCTTCCTACATCTATCTTCCAATTATTCCATATTCCGATGAGGAACAGTGGCTTAAGTAA